The proteins below come from a single Gimesia alba genomic window:
- a CDS encoding Rieske (2Fe-2S) protein gives MGKKVRIADASEVPEGSAGEFVAEDRVIALFHVDQQYYAMDGVCPHAGGPLGEGSLNGTVVTCPWHGWQFDVTTGKHCLNDRLCHPTFPVSVEEDGIYIELPE, from the coding sequence ATGGGGAAAAAAGTACGGATTGCGGATGCGAGTGAAGTTCCCGAAGGTTCAGCGGGGGAGTTTGTCGCCGAAGATCGGGTGATCGCTTTATTTCATGTGGATCAGCAATATTATGCGATGGACGGCGTCTGTCCGCATGCGGGGGGGCCGCTCGGTGAGGGGAGCCTGAATGGTACTGTCGTCACTTGCCCCTGGCATGGTTGGCAGTTTGATGTGACGACAGGAAAACATTGCCTGAATGATCGGCTGTGCCATCCCACATTTCCGGTTTCTGTAGAAGAAGATGGGATTTAC